From the Planktothricoides raciborskii GIHE-MW2 genome, the window TTGGATCTCCTCTGAAGTTGAAAGGGCATCATTCACCAAATCAGGAGATTTCTGCACATATGGGGAAACAACCACCCACTCTAGGGCATTCATCGGTGCGGATAAATTAATCACCGCTTCAGGGGCTGGACTGGCATTTAAGTTCAGCGATTCCACAACGCCGACGGGTAAACCCACCGGAAATAGTTGACTCAGAGAAGAAGTCGAAATCACATCTCCTGGTTTCACATCGGGTAACTTATCAAAAAACTCCATCACCGCCTTGGAGCCTCTCGATCCGCGCATTAAGCCCAGATTGCGACTCCGTGTAACCGCCACACCTACCTTAAAACTTGGATCGCTAATCAAAAGAACCTGACTGCTATTTGGGGTAACGCTCTCAATTAATCCCACCACGACGCCCGGTTCCGTGGTCACCACATCATTTTTGCGAATCCCATGTTTGCTCCCACGACCTAATGTCACCTGTTGCCACCAGCGATCGGCGCTGCGACCAATTACAGGGGCAACAATTGAGCTTTTCGCGTCTTGGGAAACATAACCCAATAGCTTTTCTAGCTTGTTGTTTTCTTTTTCTAAAACGGCGACTCTTTGCTCTAATTGCACAATTTTGGCATTTGTTAGCTGCGATCGCTCAGTTTCACTCAGTTGAAACGGACGAGACAGCCACTCATAAACTTGATAAACGGGGCTTGCCTCGGTATAGCGAATAAACAAAGCAATACCAAGAGCAACACTAGCCCAAACCAGTTGGGAACTATACCGGCCCCACCAACGACGCATTGTGTACATTTAAAATATTTAAAGGCTTATATTGCAGTTTTGATCCCAGCAGATTTTCATCAATGATTAATCGGTTGACGTTGATTCCTCCAAAGTTTAGCCTATAGGCTACACAGAAG encodes:
- the mreC gene encoding rod shape-determining protein MreC, which encodes MYTMRRWWGRYSSQLVWASVALGIALFIRYTEASPVYQVYEWLSRPFQLSETERSQLTNAKIVQLEQRVAVLEKENNKLEKLLGYVSQDAKSSIVAPVIGRSADRWWQQVTLGRGSKHGIRKNDVVTTEPGVVVGLIESVTPNSSQVLLISDPSFKVGVAVTRSRNLGLMRGSRGSKAVMEFFDKLPDVKPGDVISTSSLSQLFPVGLPVGVVESLNLNASPAPEAVINLSAPMNALEWVVVSPYVQKSPDLVNDALSTSEEIQ